ttaaataatcaggTCCAATAAAGTACAATTTAGATTGGAGGGCCCCAATGCCGGttgtttattaagtaataaaatgtagataattattatattattgtactaacgttaatgtttaatatttttgttaaattaataattaaaatcaactcAGAAAATGAAATAACACATACAGaatagatacatatttatttttttttaaatgaaaatttatgcaacaaatttaaaccaattttgtaattttaaattatttttatcagtacaaaacaaaaaaaaaataaaataataataattaataaaaatagtaaattttaaatataaatttcagtaTAAagtcttatcattttttttttttgagaaaacatttaatttcttaGCCTGATTGCATTGGATAGAGTtggaaattttttaacaaactatCATGGGTACTTAgtcacataatttataaaagaatcatCTTAAGtccttacatttttaactcataacagaacatatatatgtataataaggttttttttttatatatactttaatactttAGTATGTACTAgtcagtaattttaatttaactaagactttaaaatcaaaactgaCTGAATGCAAGCCATTTCAAAGTCAATATAATGAATGCTGTTTCTttagatttattaatgtaagtCACATCctctaaattattcaatataatctGGCCAAGAAATGTTGTGCTCTTTGAAAACATTAcactttttatactttttaattattagttaaatgcaatctacagttttaaatatttttcaattaaaaaaaactaatttatagtgtattttaaaaagcatGATGGTCATATATCCGGCATGCATAATTTTGAGTGTAACTTGTACCGGCATtggttttgacaaaatatgtttgagGCTAAGCAATCATTATTTACCTCCAGACTAGGTAAAATTTCacaataatcttataaaataaataaaatataaaatatcaataaataataacaatgattttctagtataaattaagtaaatacaaaGATAACTATAAAGGTAAAAAGTTAGGAAATTGATGCaaggaaaattaatattatttttcattataaatattcaacttagccagtcatttttttttcaggtgtccataattttattaagtcgTTAGAGCCTCCATAAACACAATATCGTTTGGAATCATAAGTAGCACAGTTCATAGGTAGAGGTATATCATTGGAAAAAGGTAAATGTTCACCACtttcaatatcaaatattctCATTCCTCTTTTTGACGGCAAAAATGCAATGTCTTCTTTCAAATTTTCAGTAACAGCAAACtgataatctttaaaaatatgattcttGTTTAGGTCACATAATTGTACAGATTCATAGTGGTTAGGACGCAGTAGACCAGTACTAACTTCCCtgtaaagaataaattattattagctgaccctaattattattattattagttttaattgatacgagtttttatttttgttttcaacaccacataataaaaaagattattagtatttaataaaataaattgaatcaaatatttgaaggtcaatattacatacaaatttattaattaaataataaatactgcatttattttgtaaatatctaTTTGATTAATGAACTCTAGAGCACACATTTCACGGTCTAAAAGGCTAGGCTTTAAGaaatttattcattgtttcaaggattcaaaatgtttacataatcTAACCTAAGTACCTTCTAATTAGgtgataaactaaaattaaacatgaCCCCCAACTATATGATCTGATGTCAGTAATATAAAAGTGTTCAAAGTTTATTACCTAATACAAACTAAAAGACCGTATGTATGCTATACTGTGACAtttccaaataattttatgaaaacttaACTACgagttttaaattgtgtttccTAATAATTGCTGGCCAATAATGAAGCTAATAATAACAtgcatataaatgttttattattaataaaagtatttgacaatgttttattaatttaaatgcaataaaataataattatcatttcagTTTATTAagctttaattaaaatatttcaatacacagtaaaaaaaaaaacgtgtttgTGAAttcttgtaaatattttaaatgcgtgTAATATTGAACAGTAATAAATATGcgcgtatattaaaaaaaaaattccaaacataattttaatagtaaataaaataataaataataattattaccaagTTTTGATGCCTCCTTTTTTATCAACAGATAAAACACCATTTCCATCATTGTAAAAACGTAACCCAATAACTGGATTAGTAAGACTTGATATTGGTGCACCAGAATCATCcctttggaattttaaaacaaaattcaattgaTAACGAATATcccatagataaatatttccaTTGTCATTGccagtaatatattgtaattcgtTTGTCGGATGCCAATGGATAGCTCTTATTGgcttattttcaatatttttcatagtcATTACAACTATACCATGCAGCATATCAATCATAAATACATGTCCTTCTATTCCTGTCActagaaaacaatttattttacttattttttgagttaaagtaactaaattatcttatacataatcaataatatatttaattgtaatccaatcaatatatctaaattaatcttaaatctaaattatttagtacctGCAACATATTTGTtaacactatatttttttgcgGCCATTACATGGTTCAAGACTTTTGTACGCATTTTCAcagtttcaattattttacaagtaaATGAATCCCAAAAATGCACAGAATCCATAGTGCAAA
This genomic stretch from Rhopalosiphum maidis isolate BTI-1 chromosome 3, ASM367621v3, whole genome shotgun sequence harbors:
- the LOC113556843 gene encoding DNA excision repair protein ERCC-8-like, coding for MQRALSAGPKKRKPNRIIDLDIKRSIGAISSMEYKRRTIINEINYVAYSLNKTSLPAIYINPISTGAPNYVQDDILGMEVDPRESKCLLVISRYNSVAIYNVSQNVKIFDQMKRMTIPHDPIDNNGSPNSAHWLWDGTVFTVCTMDSVHFWDSFTCKIIETVKMRTKVLNHVMAAKKYSVNKYVAVTGIEGHVFMIDMLHGIVVMTMKNIENKPIRAIHWHPTNELQYITGNDNGNIYLWDIRYQLNFVLKFQRDDSGAPISSLTNPVIGLRFYNDGNGVLSVDKKGGIKTWEVSTGLLRPNHYESVQLCDLNKNHIFKDYQFAVTENLKEDIAFLPSKRGMRIFDIESGEHLPFSNDIPLPMNCATYDSKRYCVYGGSNDLIKLWTPEKKMTG